Part of the Polyangiaceae bacterium genome, CTGGTCGAGCACGCGCCGGACGGCGTGGGCATCATCCAAGACGGCCGCTTCGTCTACGCGAACGCCCGTGCGACCGCCATCCTGGGCTTCGAGTCGGCGGAGGCGCTTTGCGCTCAGCCGCTCGATCAGCTGTTCGAGGCCGGCGACTTCGCGCTGATGGGAGCGCGCATTCGGGCCATGCTGACCGAAGGCGTGCACTTCGCGCCCTATGTCTACACCTGCATCCGCGGCGACGGCGCGCGCGTCCGTGTCGAGATCACGTCGATCCAGACCGAGCACCAGGGACGCCCGGCCGTGCTCGGCTTCGCCCGTGACGTGACCGAGCGCACCAAGATGGAGGCTCAGCTGGCGCAGGCGGACCGCTTGGTCGCGCTGGGCACGCTGGCGGCCGGCGTCGCCCACGAGATCAACAACCCGCTGACCTTCTTCTACCTGCGACTGGACGCGCTGGAGCGCTGGCTCAGCCGTCTCCCGGAGGAGCTGCGGGCGGAAGCAGCAACCCAGCTCGTCGAGCTCAGGGGTGGCGCGGACCGGGTCACGCGCATCGTGAGGGACCTCCGAACCTTCTCGCGTTCGGCCGATCAACCCCGGGGCCCCGTGAAGCTCGGGGACGTGTTCGCGTTCGTGGAACGCATCACGGCGTCCGAGCACCGACACCGCGCCACTCTGACCATCGACGCGGGTGACACGCCGCCGGTGCTCGGAGAGCAGGGACGTCTGGAGCAGGTGTTCCTGAACCTCGTACTGAACGCCCTGCAGGCGATGCCCAACGGGGACCCGAGCAAGAACCACGTCAAGGTCCTGGCACGCTTGGTCGATGGCCGAGTCGTGGTGGATGTCGCCGACAACGGGCCGGGCATGGCGCCGGACATCGCGGCTCGGGTGTTCGACCCGTTCTTCACCACGAAGCCCGTCGGCGTCGGCACCGGCCTGGGTCTGTCGATCTGTCACGGCATCATCAACCAGCTGGGCGGTGAGATCGCGGTCGAGTCTGCGCCCGGGGTCGGAACGACCTTCCGCGTCAGCTTGCCCGTGCTCGGCCCCGGGGACGTCCGGGAAGAGCAGCGCCGCAACGTATTGGTCGTCGAGGACGACGAGCTCGTGGCCCGGATGGTCGCGAAGATGTTGAGCGAACGCCACGACGTCGTCGTGGTCCCGGACGGCACGACGGCCGAGCGCGCGCTCCAGAGCGGCAGCTTCGACGTGGTGCTGTGCGACCTGGTCATGCCAGGCATGAGCGGCGTCGATCTGTACGAGCGGGTGCTCGCCACGAAGCCGGAGCTCGCCCGCCGCTTCGTCTTCATGACGGGCGGAGTCTTGACCGAGCGGGCTGCCGATTTCCTCGAGACGGTCAGCTCACCGCGCGTGCTCAAGCCGTTCAGCGCCGAGACGCTGCACACCGCGCTGGGCGATGTCTTGAGGTAGGCTCGACTGGCCTCACTGGGGCCGGCCCTGGGCCACCCAGCTCTCGACGATCTGCACCTGCTCGGCCGTCAGCGAGGGCAGCC contains:
- a CDS encoding PAS domain S-box protein — encoded protein: MPDPRIAEAVIHAADLAGIGVTAFIPNTDGGSSVFVSERAAAIMGYSVEELRDLPPLATVAPERSEQTASLLSDWLERGLRSGVVETVLAKKNGERVPVEVAFTSIDLDGQAAAVTFIFELSQRRRAEADLRRSEARFRELVEHAPDGVGIIQDGRFVYANARATAILGFESAEALCAQPLDQLFEAGDFALMGARIRAMLTEGVHFAPYVYTCIRGDGARVRVEITSIQTEHQGRPAVLGFARDVTERTKMEAQLAQADRLVALGTLAAGVAHEINNPLTFFYLRLDALERWLSRLPEELRAEAATQLVELRGGADRVTRIVRDLRTFSRSADQPRGPVKLGDVFAFVERITASEHRHRATLTIDAGDTPPVLGEQGRLEQVFLNLVLNALQAMPNGDPSKNHVKVLARLVDGRVVVDVADNGPGMAPDIAARVFDPFFTTKPVGVGTGLGLSICHGIINQLGGEIAVESAPGVGTTFRVSLPVLGPGDVREEQRRNVLVVEDDELVARMVAKMLSERHDVVVVPDGTTAERALQSGSFDVVLCDLVMPGMSGVDLYERVLATKPELARRFVFMTGGVLTERAADFLETVSSPRVLKPFSAETLHTALGDVLR